The following proteins come from a genomic window of Pirellulales bacterium:
- a CDS encoding HD domain-containing protein: MNREAAWALVCEYTASDSLRKHMLAVEAAVRAYARRFGEDEEKWGLVGLLHDFDYERWPNPPDHPLKGAAILAERGYPADVIYAIKSHADYLTDCPRVSRLDKTLYACDELAGFVTAVARLRPEKLAGMQASSVKKKLKQKSFAAAVSRDDIVRGAEDLGVPLDEHIQFVIDAMQTVAGELGLNNSPGY; this comes from the coding sequence ATGAATCGTGAAGCTGCCTGGGCGTTGGTTTGTGAATATACGGCGAGCGACAGCCTGCGAAAGCACATGCTGGCGGTGGAAGCGGCGGTGCGGGCCTACGCGCGGCGCTTCGGCGAAGACGAGGAAAAATGGGGCCTGGTCGGCCTGTTGCACGATTTCGACTACGAGCGCTGGCCCAATCCGCCCGATCATCCGCTGAAAGGGGCCGCGATTCTGGCGGAACGGGGCTATCCGGCCGACGTGATTTACGCCATCAAGTCGCACGCCGATTATTTGACCGATTGCCCGCGAGTGTCGCGGCTCGACAAGACGCTCTACGCCTGCGACGAGTTGGCGGGCTTCGTCACCGCGGTGGCGCGGTTGCGGCCCGAAAAGCTGGCCGGCATGCAGGCCTCGAGCGTGAAGAAAAAACTGAAGCAGAAGAGTTTTGCCGCCGCCGTCAGTCGCGACGACATCGTCCGCGGCGCCGAAGACCTCGGCGTGCCACTCGACGAGCACATCCAATTCGTGATCGACGCCATGCAGACCGTCGCCGGCGAGTTGGGACTGAACAATTCACCGGGCTATTGA